Proteins encoded by one window of Polyodon spathula isolate WHYD16114869_AA chromosome 16, ASM1765450v1, whole genome shotgun sequence:
- the LOC121328831 gene encoding chloride transport protein 6-like, giving the protein MACCRRCLCCQCCCGEGETRTPEELLQWTILGETHGEDEILPRKDYESLDYDRCINEPFMEVLDGMDNKKARKYEVVKWVVVFAIGACTGLVGLFVDFFVRLFSHLKFSVVEKSVEACTEKGCLALSLLELLAFNMTFIFIASVLVLIEPVAAGSGIPEIKCYLNGVKIPGIVRLRTFLCKAVGVLFTVAGGLFVGKEGPMIHSGAIVGAGLPQFQSITFKKIRFNFPYFRTDRDKRDFVSAGAAAGVAAAFGAPIGGTLFSLEEGSSFWNQELTWKVLFCSMSATFTLNFFRSGILYNSWGSFQLPGLLNFGEFKCSDSDKKCHLWTAVDLAFFVVMGIFGGLLGALFNCLNKRLAKYRMRNVHPKAKFVRVLESLLVTMVTTIVLFVASMTLGECRDLSPPTDTDNATHVSNSEDVNSTIKTFFCPNKTYNDMATLFFNPQEVAIHQLFHQDSTFSPVSLSIFFVLYFLLACWTYGISVPSGLFVPSLLCGAAYGRLVANILKTYIGMDHVYSGTFALVGAASFLGGVVRMTISLTVILIESTNEITYGLPIMITLMVAKWTGDFFNKGIYDIHIKLRGVPLLEWETEVEMDKLTASDIMEPNLTYVYPHTRIQSLVSILRTTVYHAFPVVTENRGNEKEFMKGNILISNNIRFKKSSILTRAGEQRRRSQSMKSYPSSELRNVCDELVGTEQAEEAEDMLQQMLERRHVPYPNLYPDQSPSEEWTMEERFRPLTFHGLILRSQLVNLLIRGVCYAENQSSATQPRLSYTEMTEDYPRYPDIHDLDLALLNPRMIVDVAPYMNPCPYTVSPNTRVSQVFNLFRTMGLRHLPVVNAVGEIVGIITRHNLTHEFLLAKLRQHCITI; this is encoded by the exons ACAATCCTCGGGGAGACACATGGAGAAGATGAGATTCTACCAAGGAAGGACTATGAG agttTGGACTATGACAGGTGCATCAATGAACCATTCATGGAGGTTCTGGATGGCATGGATAACAAG AAAGCCAGGAAGTATGAAGTGGTGAAGTGGGTAGTTGTGTTTGCAATTGGAGCCTGTACTGGGTTG GTAGGGCTGTTTGTTGATTTCTTTGTACGTCTCTTCTCTCACTTGAAGTTCAGCGTGGTTGAAAAAT CTGTGGAGGCGTGTACTGAAAAGGGCTGTCTTGCCCTGTCTCTACTAGAACTTCTAGCTTTCAATATGACCTTCATCTTCATAGCCAGTGTTCTGGTTCTAATTGAA CCAGTGGCTGCTGGGTCAGGGATTCCTGagattaaatgttacctcaacgGGGTGAAGATTCCTGGAATAGTCCGGCTGCGCACCTTCCTGTGCAAAGCTGTGGGGGTTCTCTTCACTGTAGCTGGAG GTCTGTTTGTGGGAAAGGAAGGTCCAATGATTCATAGTGGTGCTATAGTAGGAGCTGGGCTGCCTCAG TTTCAGAGCATCACCTTTAAAAAGATCCGCTTCAACTTTCCATACTTCCGCACTGACAG GGATAAGAGGGATTTTGTCTCCGCTGGGGCTGCGGCTGGGGTTGCGGCTGCTTTCGGAGCTCCCATTGGGGGCACGCTGTTTAGCCTGGAGGAGGGGTCTTCCTTCTGGAACCAGGAGCTCACATGGAAAGTG CTCTTCTGCTCCATGTCTGCCACTTTCACTCTGAATTTCTTCCGCTCTGGGATTCTGTATAACAGCTGGGGTTCTTTTCAACTACCAGGGCTGTTGAACTTCGGAGAGTTTAAG TGCTCGGATTCGGATAAGAAGTGTCACCTGTGGACCGCGGTCGACCTGGCCTTCTTCGTTGTGATGGGGATATTCGGCGGTCTCCTGGGAGCTTTGTTCAACTGCTTGAACAAGAGATTAGCCAAGTACCGCATGAGGAACGTTCACCCCAAAGCAAAGTTTGTCAG GGTTCTGGAGAGCCTGCTGGTCACCATGGTAACCACCATAGTGCTGTTTGTTGCGTCCATGACTTTGGGAGAATGCCGAGATCTCTCGCCCCCCACCGACACTGACAACGCCACGCAT GTTTCCAACTCTGAGGATGTGAACTCCACCATCAAAACGTTCTTCTGTCCCAACAAAACGTACAATGACATGGCCACACTGTTCTTTAACCCACAAGAGGTGGCTATTCACCAGCTCTTCCACCAAGACA GTACCTTCAGTCCAGTTTCCTTGTCTATTTTCTTCGTGCTGTATTTTCTGCTGGCTTGTTGGACCTACGGCATATCTGTACCCAGTGGCCTCTTTGTGCCGTCCCTGCTGTGCGGAGCTGCCTATGGTCGGCTAGTAGCGAACATCCTGAAAAC CTACATAGGGATGGATCACGTTTACTCCGGGACCTTTGCCTTGGTTGGCGCCGCATCGTTTCTTGGGGGTGTGGTCAGGATGACCATTAGCCTCACTGTCATCCTGATTGAGTCAACCAATGAAATCACCTACGGACTCCCCATCATGATAACCCTCATG GTAGCAAAGTGGACTGGAGATTTCTTTAACAAAGGAATATACGATATCCACATAAAGCTAAGAGGAGTCCCGTTACTGGAATGGGAGACTGAGGTGGAGATGGATAA GCTAACAGCTAGCGACATCATGGAGCCAAACCTGACCTATGTGTACCCTCACACCCGCATCCAGTCTCTGGTCAGTATTCTGCGGACCACGGTGTACCATGCCTTTCCGGTGGTGACGGAGAACCGGGGGAACGAGAAGGAGTTCATGAAAGGGAACattctcatcagcaacaacatAAGATTCAAG AAGTCAAGCATCCTGACCCGGGCGGGGGAGCAGCGCAGGCGGAGCCAGTCCATGAAGTCGTACCCCTCGAGCGAGCTGCGCAACGTGTGTGACGAGCTCGTCGGCACCGAGCAGGCAGAGGAGGCAGAGGACATGCTGCAGCAGATGCTGGAGAGGAG ACATGTCCCCTATCCCAACCTGTACCCTGACCAGTCCCCTAGCGAGGAGTGGACCATGGAGGAGCGATTCCGACCTTTGACCTTCCACGGCCTGATCCTGCGATCCCAGTTAGTGAACCTGCTGATCAGGGGAGTCTGTTATGCAGAAAACCAGTCG agTGCGACTCAGCCTCGACTCTCCTACACTGAGATGACGGAAGACTACCCTCGGTACCCAGATATCCATGACCTGGACCTCGCGTTGCTTAACCCACGCATGATAGTG GATGTGGCGCCATACATGAACCCTTGCCCCTACACTGTCTCCCCAAACACCCGCGTCTCTCAGGTGTTCAACCTTTTCCGGACTATGGGGCTGAGGCACTTGCctgtagtcaatgctgtcggaGAG attGTTGGAATAATCACAAGGCACAATTTAACCCACGAGTTTCTACTAGCAAAACTGAGGCAGCACTGCATTACAATCTGA